ctaaatggagagcTGGAAGAGGAGATATACATGATTCAGCCAGATGGTTTTCAGGTTCCTGGTAAAGAAGACTATGTTTTGAAGTTGTTGAAGTCCTTGTATGGACTAAAGCAGTCTCCGAGGCTGTGGTACAAGAAATTCGACAACTATATGATAGGTATTGGCTACACCAGGAGTCCGTATGATTGTTGTGTTTATTATAGTAAGATAACAAATGGTTCTTTTATTAAACTGGTCCAGTATGTGGATGATATGTTGATAGCTGCAGAGAATAAGTCATATGTTCAAAAGTTGAAGGGTCTTCTTGGTGCTGAGTTTGAGATGAAAGATTTGGGTGTGGCTCGGAAAATTCTGGGAATGGAGATTTATAGGATATAAGCAAAAGAAAACTCTTCTTGTCTTAGAAGGGACACATTCAGAAGATTTTGTCAATGTTTGGCATGTCTAAGCAAAGCCCATAGATACTCCTAGTGTTGCAAATGCATATATGTCCGTTGTTTATGCACCTAAGTCCGCTGAGGAGAAGGAGTACATGTCTCGAGTTCCCTATGCTAGTGCGGTAGGAAGCTTGATGTATGCAATGGTTTGCACTAGACCCGACCTTGCACAATCTGTCAGTATTGTTAGTAGATTTATGGGTGATCCAGGAAAGGAGCATTGGCAAGCTGTGAAGTGGGTGTTTCAGTACTTAAAAGGTACATCTGATGTTGATCTCATTTATAGATGTGATACGGAGTGTTTGGTGACAGGGTTTTCAGAATTTGATTATGCTGGAGATGTTGAAAGTAAAATATCTATGACTGGTTATGCTTTCACTCTGGGTGGTTCAATTGTCAGTTGGAAAGCTACTCTGCAACTACAGTGACTTTGTCTACTACAGAAGCAAAGTACATGACAATGACAAAAGCCGCAAAAGAAGGAATCTGGTTAAAAGGTTTGGTCGGTGATTTGGGTCTACATTATGATCAGGATACAATGTATTATAATAGTCTCAGTGCAATCTGTTTAGCCAAGGATCAGGTCCATCATGAGCGGACTAAGCACAAGCACATAAATGTGAGATATCATTTTTTAAGAAGTGAGAAGATAATCAAGGTGAGCAAAGTGGGTACTGCTGATAACCAAGATGATATGCTCACCAAGACGGTTCCACATAGCAAATTTCAACATTGTTTGAACTTGCTAAATATTCGAAGTTGTTGATTTCCCTTTTAGGGCAAAATCTGAGGCGGGGGATTTTTTTCTAGTACATCTGGCATTATTATGGTGCATCTAATGCATCTATTTTGTGAGAGGATTCAAGTCAAGGTAGATATTTGTTAGAATATGCCTTGAAACGTTATATACCCCAAATGCTGGGACTTCCGGGCTTCTCTTTAACCGCCTATAGAGTATTATATAAACTCTCTAAGATATAATCTAAATGTATGTTGTAATCTGTATCCTCAAGATCAATAAAACTTTTCTCTTCTACCTATTTGTGATCTTTTTTTTTACATTTATTATAATCTTTCTTATTTCTGTTGTAACATCTTGAATTAAGAATTTTGAGGGAGTGCTTACTGATTGAAGTTAATAAGGCTGTCGAGATgttaaattatttaaaagtgatgaGAGAATGCTATCTGAATGGCAAAATTGCTTATAAAATTCTATTAAATATATTAGTTACAGTGGCTTAGGCGGAAATAAGTTTTTTGAAATTAAAGTTGACCAAGTCTTATCTCCGCCCGAGTATGTCACGGGATAGATTGAATGGATTATCTATGATATCCATTGCGAAGAATATGCTTTCAAATTTTGATCATGAAAGCCCGAAGAAAAATATTGATCATGAAAGACTTATGAATAATTTTGCCAGCAAAACAGCCAGAAgaataattttcagaaataataAAGCGTTTTCATTTGCCGAAAATATTTGTGTTGCTATATTTTTTTATAGGTTTTTTCATGTATTGTTTATTGGGACACAAATTTTTATTTCGTTTGGGATTCCAAAAATCACAGGACCGGCCTTAAATATAGGCTTAAAGTcctttaattttaaatttttgaaattttagaGCAGCGGATCACAAATCCCGACCCAGTCTCAAGTTATACATGCCACCCAAATATTCTTTCAATTTTATTATTAACATGTCAAATAATTGTCCCAAAATTAGCATCACTCAAACATGGGCTAAGGTGAGCGCATGGGTTCAACGGAAGATTATTAAAAAGGAGTTTTGAGTGATGAGAGTCTTATATAAGATTGGCTGTTATTCAcgatatttttataatttattataattattaatacCATTTTTCAGTCCAAAAGTAGGGATAAAAGAGTATTCTAGAGATGAGCTTGTTActtaataattaaataacatTATAATAAATTTTCTTTTATAGATTTTATTTTCTTTTCATACTTTTTTCCTTTTATCATGTCTACCTCTTCTAATCTGGACAACATTAGTA
The sequence above is drawn from the Apium graveolens cultivar Ventura chromosome 2, ASM990537v1, whole genome shotgun sequence genome and encodes:
- the LOC141687285 gene encoding secreted RxLR effector protein 161-like, which produces MSVVYAPKSAEEKEYMSRVPYASAVGSLMYAMVCTRPDLAQSVSIVSRFMGDPGKEHWQAVKWVFQYLKGTSDVDLIYRCDTECLVTGFSEFDYAGDVESKISMTGYAFTLGGSIVSWKATLQLQ